GCTGACAACCTTAGCCTTAATCCCAACTAACTTAATGATATAGCTGACTAGGTCCGACTTCATGTTGGTCAACATGAAGTCGAAGTTTATTTACGGAGCGACCAATTCCATATTCTTTATCATGAAGACAATCGGAGTCAAGGTTAAGTAAGTTGCAAAAAGTTTCTTTTGATTCATTTAATCTTTTTTAAACGATATGAGCGCAAAGCTCAATCGCAAACCATTGTACAAATTAATTGTTTAGCAAGAAGTTACCGCAACACACACCCAAAAGCGTAAGTGCAAATGAAAAGTATCCGAAGAAAGATTATCGTAGACGCGACAGCTGAAAAATCTTTTGAAGTTTTCCTTCATGAGCTGGGTAATTGGTGGCCTAAGGAATACACCTGGTCTAAGGAAGAATTGGTTGCCTTAAGGGTAAACCCTACGGTGAACGGTTTCTTTACAGAGATCGGTCCATACGGCTTTCAATGCGACTGGGGTCGCATTACTGAAATCAGCGATAACAAAGTAGTTTTCTATTGGCAGATCAGTCCTGAACGGACTCCTGAACCCAATCCTGAACGTGCCAGCCAAGTTGAACTATCTTTCACACAGGAAAAGAATTATACCGTCATCTTACTGGAACACCGCGCTTTTGAAAATCATGGAGAAAAAGGGGAGTCTTACCAGCAAATGATGAACTCCCCGGAAGGCTGGGATTACCTCCTAGCCGCTTTTGTAGAATACTTATTGGTTAGGTAATAACAGCTCAAAAACTCCAGCAGCTTTTTCTTCTCCATTCACAATAACGGCCACCTTATGTTCACCCACATAAAATTTACGTGTAGTAATGGGTTTAAAAGATTGTTTACGTTGAACGGATACTTTCTCATTAGGCGCGTATACCTTTTCGCTTATTTTAAAGACTTTCTTGGAAAAATCGCCTCTTAGTCGCCTATAATATACCGCATACTCCAAACGAATGACCTGGGCTTTGTCTGCATTATTTTTTATGGAAAAAGTAAACGACAGGCTTTCCCCTCCTTTTACATGTGGTGTATTCACAACAAAATTATCCAACAATACCTGTGTACTGTCAAACCCATGTAGTTGTAAAACCTCCGGATTCCCTTGTTTAAGTAAAGTACGACAACCATGTTTAACCAATGCATCTGTCTCTTTGCTAATACCTTTCCATTTCCGTGCAATATCTAATACAATAGCCGGATGAGTTTTGGCGATATCATTTAAATGGTTAGCCACACTTTTCCGCACCCACAAAGAAGGATCGTGCTTTAAATTCTCCAATATCGGCAACGTTAACTGCGGCTGCTGCTTTAACAGTGGTACTGCCGTAGCCCAAGGGAGGCGTGGTCTTGTGCCCTCGCTGGCAAAACGCCGAACTTTATGATTGGGGTGTACAGACCATTCCTGCATTTGGTCCATCATAGGCACACCGTATTTTATCAGGAATGGCCTTACGGCAAATTCAGCGCTAACAAACTGGGTAGTTCTTTCAAGGGCATAAACCGAGGCAGGAAAATCGTCCAAACCATAAGTCGCAATATAATCCGGCAGGAACATAAACTCCAGTTTATCTTCTCCAAAACCAGCTGTCTTCAATTGTAAAATAAGTTTTTCTAAAAGAATAACAGCCTCTGCATAAGAGACAGGCATGAATTGATGTAGCACTTCCGTAACATGTTGCATACGTCCTTTCCACTCCTTTTCCTCAAAGCCATTGGCATATATGTTATCTATAAAAGTAGTTTTATCAAATGCCGGTAATACCTGCTGAAGGTTCACTGCCAATTCCTTAAAAAAATTAAGTGTATAAATATCCTTGATAAGTGCCATAAACAAAAATAGTTTTCTTTATAATATCAAAATAAACAGTTGTGAGCTAGCATATACAGCTTCACATGATCTTTTTTCTCCTGATCCATAGCAAAAAACCTGTTATACAGAGTACACCGGGAGTAAGACCTAAAACTACATAAAACCACCGTAAGACTAATCCTCCATACGTTCCGGCGTGTAAAGGTAAAACCATAGCCCTTAGTTTATCTTTCGCAGACATATGCTCTGCAAGTACCACTTTCTCGGTATTGCCACTTTGTACATCGATATGCACAGCATTACTGTTGCCATATAAGCATGAATTTCCCGGTAAACTTCCGCGAATACTGAAACTCCTCCCGGGCTGTGTAGGGAAATACACATATTTTTTCGTTAAGTTAGGCATAATTTCCAAGGCGCGCGCATAGAGGGTATCGAACGATTGCTCTACCTGCATATTAAGGGTATTTACGCTCTTTTTGCTCTCCCATACCTGCTTATCAAAAGCAAATAGATTCATCCAGAATCCTGTAAAAAATATGATCAGGTTGAAAATCAACGACCAAACCCCAAGCACCCGATGTACTCCGGAAAATGCCATCCGCTTATTCTTCCATTTTATACCTGAACGAAAGGTTAACACTTTCCATATATGTTTTCGATAGATCGCTAAACCCGTGAGCATGGAGATCAACATGGTGATTCCAAAAATCGCTGTAAGTGCCGTACCTGGCATACCAAAATGAAAGGAAAAGTGAAACTGAAAAATCCATTGCATCATGCCTGCCTGCCATTGGTCATACCTCCCCTCTCTTAATATTTCCCCTGTATATGGGTCGATCGTGATGACACCTAAATCGTAGGTATATAGATTACCATCGTTGAGATATAGTCGAAAGTCGTGTGCCTCGTTTGCTGAAGCTTCGGGGTTAAGCCACCCAATTCCACTTAACCGAGGGTATCTCTCCGTTATGATCTTGTAAATACGATCAACACCTATTTGCGTATCGCGAACTTCAACAGCAAATAATTCACGATTGGTATAATGATCAATTTCCTGCATAAATACGAGTGCAGAACCACTCAAGCCCAACAAGAGTAAAAATATACCGGTTAACAATCCGGTGAAACTATGTACTTGAAACAGGCGGCGTAAAAATTTATTCTTTTTGATCATCATTTACCGGATTAAATAACCTAGTCCTACCCTTACATGTAATGGATCACCCAATGATGCAGTCACCGTACGTGAGTTTCCTCCATTAAAGTACCTTGCATTCGTCATATTATACATATTGAACTGTAAATTCCAGCGTTTACGCGCATAACTAAGTGATGCATCTAACACTGTAGATGCCGGTATCAAAAAATCCTGTGCCGCCAGAAAACCTACCTGATTGCTCATGTAACGTCCACCAATACCAAAGCCTAATCCCGTTAATTTTCCCTGGTTTAGTTCATACTTAAACCATAGATTGCCTATGTGTTTCGGAGCATTGTTAAACCGACTGCCCGCTGTACCCAAGCTATTATCGGTACGCAATACATGATTGTTTAGCGCATACCCTAAAACCATACTGAAATTCTTTATTCTCCCCTGTAGTGTAGCTTCTAAACCTTTACTGCTCGTACCATCTATCGCAACCTGTTTGTTGGGATTATCTGGTGTAGGCGACGGCGCCAGGATATTGTTATAGTAGATTGTATAAGCAGCCACCATAGCCGATAAATGATCATTAAACCAGCTCCCTTTGACACCTGTTTCGTATTGGGTGGCCGTTCGTGGGGGGAAGGGGCCTCCGTCACGCACCGAGTTAGATGTTTGCGGGTTAAACGATTTGGTGTAACTCCCATAAAAGGCGATATTGTTTTGCAACGTATATACCAGACCAATTCTGGGAATCCATGCGCTTGCATCCGATTCGTTCCCTTGTTCACTATCCCGATCAGATAAAGGGGTACGCAGCAGCTTATAAGAGTCATAACGCAGGGAAAGAAGTAATTTGATATGTCTATAACTTATCTGATCTTGTGCATATGCTCCTATGAGATTGATCACTTGTTTATTATCGTCATAGTAGTCGGTGGACGGATCGCCAGGTGGTGGATCTTGACGATAATCAGGATACAATATATGGATCGGACGTGCTTGTGAAAACCTATAGTCGTTCTTTAACCAGCCATAGTTATTATAATCGATACCTGTTAGTACCTGATGTTGTATACTTCCTGTTTTTATAGCATAGTTAAGATAAGCGGTGGTCTGCCAGTTATACTGATCGTACAACCAATCCTGGTATCCTCGCTGGATAGTATCATTAGTTATCAAACCACTCGTAATATGATCGGCATAGTCAAATCGGCTACGTACATAACGTTGCACGAAAGTCAATTTTAAATCTTCATTTATTTGGTGATCGAAGTTTAATGCGACAGATGTATTATGTGTTTTTCCATAATCGGAAGGGCTCTGGACAGTTAGGTTATTGGGGTAATAGTTAAAATCAAAAGTACCATCGGGACGGGTATATACATACGTACCTCGGTCGTATTGCTGTACAGTTTTTGCATAAGCATAATTCACTTCCAACAACAACGCACTTCTCTTGTCAAAATGATAAGCCAATGATGGAGCAACCAGTAAATTGCTTACTTCCTGATAATCTCTAAAGCTATTACTCCGATCATAACCGATAATTGTTCTATACAGCAACTTTTTATTCGCTGTTAGCGATCCGGTAGCATCGGCAGCAAGACGCATCATATTCCAACTCCCATAAGATGCAGTAAACTCAAATTGCTCTTCGGCCTTAGGCTTTTTTGTGGTAAAATTTATGATCCCTCCCGGCGCTCCCTCACTGAATAGCGCAGAAGCAGGACCTCGTAACACTTCGACCTGCTCTATATTATACAAAAGTGGCTGCTGACTCCAAAGGTATAGATTACCTCTAATACCGTTAAATGTAAGGAAGCTCGCATCAAATGGATAATACGAAGTAAAACCTCGCATACTGAAAGACCCCATGCCATTGTTCGTCTTTACCCCAGTCATCAAAGGGGCTATTTCATTCAGTGTGAATGCCTGCCTATCGCGTATAGCCTGTTGACTTATTACCTGAATAGATTGCGGCGTTTCCAGCAATTTAGTAGCAGCTCTTGTTAGGTCTGTTACACTGTCAATATTATATTTTTTGTGAAGTGCATTGATGGTTACTTCATCTAAGTTCGTTGTGGCACTCGTATCAATTGTTTGGGCAAATAGCAAACAAACAGGTAATGCCGTTAATAGCAAAACCGTGCTTATATACCTAATATTCATTTTTTATTGGTATTATAAAATATTAAACACAAAAAGAGAAGCTAAAAACTAGCTAGTGCAATAGTATCTGCTTCCTAAGAATTAAAGATTTGTTGATTTTTAAAAGTGCTATTCGGCCTGTGGTGGCTTAAAAACGGCTAACAACTGTTTAGAAGAGATATGAATACTGTTGGTAATAAGGTATTTACCAGTTTTTAAGAGCGGAAGAAAAATAGAAGGATCCCAATAGAACTGATTGCCAACGTATACAATTTCTACCAACTGCTTAACTTGTACCGGAGCGTGTTCATGCTCCTGCTTGTCCAGCTGCTTTATTTTTTTCATGAACACGCATTGACCATTACATTCGAGTTCAGGTCTGTTCCGATTTTCACAAAGTTCTTTTGCTATGTATCCCTGGTTGATCTTGAAAGAAACGAATAGCCATAGCCTACCCAATGGTTGCATAACAACAACCACTATTAAAAGCAACACCATAAATTTTACTTTCAACGAGGTACGCATTTACGGCTGCTAAAATAAATAAAATTACTCACCAAAACATTTATTTATTTTTTTCTCCAAGTTTAAAGTTAAAAAACACGGCCAATCCCTTCGACTCTAATTTAGCTTGCCCGTATCCAACTCCTGTAAGCGGTAATTTGACAAAAGGTCTGATTGCCAGGCTCATATTATCACTAACATTGTGCTCTAGAGATATCGCTATGTTCGCTATACCAAAAAGATGATTGTTTTGCCCCCTAAGCTTATATGAGCTGGGCAAATTATTATTATAGCCAGTTCCATTATTCTCATCATAAAAGAACTGATATTGCTCCCTTAGCATAAAATAACTGGAAGCACCGGCACTTAACTTCAATTGGGTCGCTCCCCTTCTATAAACCTGATAATTCAATTCAATTGGAATGT
This Olivibacter sp. SDN3 DNA region includes the following protein-coding sequences:
- a CDS encoding TonB-dependent siderophore receptor; protein product: MNIRYISTVLLLTALPVCLLFAQTIDTSATTNLDEVTINALHKKYNIDSVTDLTRAATKLLETPQSIQVISQQAIRDRQAFTLNEIAPLMTGVKTNNGMGSFSMRGFTSYYPFDASFLTFNGIRGNLYLWSQQPLLYNIEQVEVLRGPASALFSEGAPGGIINFTTKKPKAEEQFEFTASYGSWNMMRLAADATGSLTANKKLLYRTIIGYDRSNSFRDYQEVSNLLVAPSLAYHFDKRSALLLEVNYAYAKTVQQYDRGTYVYTRPDGTFDFNYYPNNLTVQSPSDYGKTHNTSVALNFDHQINEDLKLTFVQRYVRSRFDYADHITSGLITNDTIQRGYQDWLYDQYNWQTTAYLNYAIKTGSIQHQVLTGIDYNNYGWLKNDYRFSQARPIHILYPDYRQDPPPGDPSTDYYDDNKQVINLIGAYAQDQISYRHIKLLLSLRYDSYKLLRTPLSDRDSEQGNESDASAWIPRIGLVYTLQNNIAFYGSYTKSFNPQTSNSVRDGGPFPPRTATQYETGVKGSWFNDHLSAMVAAYTIYYNNILAPSPTPDNPNKQVAIDGTSSKGLEATLQGRIKNFSMVLGYALNNHVLRTDNSLGTAGSRFNNAPKHIGNLWFKYELNQGKLTGLGFGIGGRYMSNQVGFLAAQDFLIPASTVLDASLSYARKRWNLQFNMYNMTNARYFNGGNSRTVTASLGDPLHVRVGLGYLIR
- a CDS encoding DNA alkylation repair protein, which gives rise to MALIKDIYTLNFFKELAVNLQQVLPAFDKTTFIDNIYANGFEEKEWKGRMQHVTEVLHQFMPVSYAEAVILLEKLILQLKTAGFGEDKLEFMFLPDYIATYGLDDFPASVYALERTTQFVSAEFAVRPFLIKYGVPMMDQMQEWSVHPNHKVRRFASEGTRPRLPWATAVPLLKQQPQLTLPILENLKHDPSLWVRKSVANHLNDIAKTHPAIVLDIARKWKGISKETDALVKHGCRTLLKQGNPEVLQLHGFDSTQVLLDNFVVNTPHVKGGESLSFTFSIKNNADKAQVIRLEYAVYYRRLRGDFSKKVFKISEKVYAPNEKVSVQRKQSFKPITTRKFYVGEHKVAVIVNGEEKAAGVFELLLPNQ
- a CDS encoding PepSY domain-containing protein produces the protein MMIKKNKFLRRLFQVHSFTGLLTGIFLLLLGLSGSALVFMQEIDHYTNRELFAVEVRDTQIGVDRIYKIITERYPRLSGIGWLNPEASANEAHDFRLYLNDGNLYTYDLGVITIDPYTGEILREGRYDQWQAGMMQWIFQFHFSFHFGMPGTALTAIFGITMLISMLTGLAIYRKHIWKVLTFRSGIKWKNKRMAFSGVHRVLGVWSLIFNLIIFFTGFWMNLFAFDKQVWESKKSVNTLNMQVEQSFDTLYARALEIMPNLTKKYVYFPTQPGRSFSIRGSLPGNSCLYGNSNAVHIDVQSGNTEKVVLAEHMSAKDKLRAMVLPLHAGTYGGLVLRWFYVVLGLTPGVLCITGFLLWIRRKKIM
- a CDS encoding SRPBCC domain-containing protein encodes the protein MKSIRRKIIVDATAEKSFEVFLHELGNWWPKEYTWSKEELVALRVNPTVNGFFTEIGPYGFQCDWGRITEISDNKVVFYWQISPERTPEPNPERASQVELSFTQEKNYTVILLEHRAFENHGEKGESYQQMMNSPEGWDYLLAAFVEYLLVR